From Rutidosis leptorrhynchoides isolate AG116_Rl617_1_P2 chromosome 3, CSIRO_AGI_Rlap_v1, whole genome shotgun sequence, a single genomic window includes:
- the LOC139898398 gene encoding uncharacterized protein At2g34160-like: MEGITEAVQNINITNDSQKRNRIQVSNTKKPLFFYVNLAKRYMQQHNEVELSALGMAIATVVTIAEILKNSGFAIEKKIMTSTVDMKDESRGRPIQKAKIEILLGKTDKFDELMAAAEEERELANGED; the protein is encoded by the exons ATGGAAGGAATCACAGAAGCAGTTCAAAACATTAACATTACGAACGATTCACAAAAGAGGAATCGAATTCAAGTTTCCAATACTAAAAAGCCCCTTTTCTTCTACGTTAATCTCGCCAAG AGGTATATGCAACAGCATAATGAAGTGGAGCTTTCTGCCCTAGGAATGG CTATTGCCACAGTTGTCACAATTGCAGAAATTTTGAAGAACAGTGGATTTGCCATTGAAAAGA AGATCATGACATCAACTGTTGACATGAAAGATGAATCCAGAGGACGTCCTATCCAGAAAGCCAAG ATTGAGATCTTGCTCGGGAAGACGGATAAATTTGATGAACTGATGGCCGCTGCTGAGGAGGAAAGGGAGCTTGCAAACGGTGAAGATTAG